In the genome of Flavivirga spongiicola, one region contains:
- a CDS encoding M28 family metallopeptidase translates to MKKLVILLCATLSVACSSSQNKKTLKNTDVVIDFAKTITADELKEALYIYASDEYEGRKTGEPGQKKAVEFIKNHYVSAGIPSPIAEGDYFQEIPASYFTNNIKASENVLAYIKGTEKPDEVIIISAHLDHIGISRNGDINNGADDDGSGTVAILEIAEAFKAASDRGHGPKRSILFLHVTGEEIGLFGSRYYTDVDPVLPLENTVANLNIDMIGRVDPKHKDNRNYVYLIGSDKLSKELHNISEAVNKKYINMEFDYTFNDDNDPNRFYYRSDHYNFAKNNIPVIFYFNGTHADYHRPSDTPDKIQYDLLETRARLIFHTAWELANRNERVKVD, encoded by the coding sequence ATGAAAAAATTAGTAATTCTTCTATGCGCTACTTTATCAGTTGCATGTAGTTCTTCTCAAAATAAAAAAACTTTAAAAAATACCGACGTTGTAATAGATTTTGCAAAAACGATTACCGCAGACGAATTAAAAGAAGCCCTTTATATTTATGCTTCAGATGAATATGAAGGCAGAAAAACGGGGGAACCCGGACAAAAGAAAGCTGTTGAATTTATTAAAAATCATTATGTATCTGCAGGCATCCCTTCCCCTATTGCTGAAGGCGATTATTTTCAAGAAATTCCTGCATCATATTTTACTAATAATATAAAGGCCTCTGAAAATGTTTTAGCATATATAAAAGGTACTGAAAAACCGGATGAAGTCATTATAATTTCGGCCCACTTAGATCATATTGGTATTTCTAGAAATGGTGATATTAATAATGGTGCAGATGATGATGGATCTGGCACTGTTGCTATTTTAGAAATTGCTGAAGCCTTTAAAGCTGCTTCAGATAGAGGGCATGGTCCAAAACGTTCTATATTGTTTTTACATGTTACAGGCGAAGAAATAGGTTTATTTGGTTCTCGATACTACACAGACGTAGACCCTGTATTACCTTTAGAAAATACCGTAGCCAATTTAAATATAGATATGATTGGTCGTGTAGACCCAAAACATAAGGACAATAGAAACTATGTATACTTAATAGGATCGGATAAATTAAGTAAGGAATTACACAATATTTCTGAAGCAGTGAACAAGAAATATATTAATATGGAGTTTGATTATACTTTTAATGATGATAATGATCCAAATCGTTTTTATTATCGTTCAGACCACTACAACTTTGCTAAGAATAACATCCCGGTTATTTTCTATTTTAATGGCACACATGCTGATTATCATAGACCTTCGGATACTCCAGATAAAATTCAATACGATTTATTAGAAACACGAGCACGTTTAATTTTTCATACGGCTTGGGAATTAGCTAATAGGAATGAGCGCGTAAAAGTGGATTAA
- a CDS encoding M28 family peptidase: protein MKSLYILSAFALVGTCSTPKYTTRIQNIKNNIQIVDSTYTINYANTITVKELKKHLYKFSSDEFEGRKVGEKGQKLAAEFLKSYYINEKIASPFGDDNYYQVIPKGFFSEGINSSENVLAYIEGSEKPNEVIIISAHLDHLGISDNGQINHGADDDGSGTVAIMEMAQAFNLAKKEGHGPKRSILFLHLTAEEIGKQGSEFYTQHPVFPLQNTIANLNIDMIGRVDEKHKNDKDYIYLIGSDRHSKELHYLSEKVNNTYFNINIDYRYNVKGERNQYYSRSDHYNFAIKGIPVIFYFNGEHSDYHKPTDTPDKIDYNLLQRRTKLIFSTAWQIANQKHRIVLDKNNELLN from the coding sequence ATGAAATCCCTTTATATTCTATCGGCATTTGCATTAGTAGGTACCTGCTCGACACCAAAGTACACTACAAGAATCCAAAACATTAAAAATAATATTCAGATAGTAGATAGTACTTACACCATTAATTATGCAAATACCATCACCGTTAAAGAGTTAAAAAAACACTTATATAAGTTTTCTTCAGATGAGTTCGAAGGCAGGAAAGTTGGTGAAAAAGGGCAAAAATTGGCTGCAGAATTTTTAAAATCATACTATATAAATGAAAAGATAGCATCTCCTTTTGGAGACGATAATTATTATCAAGTTATTCCTAAAGGCTTCTTTTCAGAAGGCATCAATAGTTCAGAAAATGTTTTAGCTTATATAGAAGGGAGTGAAAAACCCAATGAAGTTATTATAATCTCAGCGCATCTGGATCATCTTGGTATTTCTGATAACGGACAAATAAATCATGGTGCAGACGATGATGGCTCCGGTACTGTTGCCATCATGGAAATGGCACAAGCTTTTAACTTAGCAAAAAAAGAAGGTCATGGTCCCAAACGGAGTATTTTGTTTTTGCATTTAACCGCAGAAGAAATAGGAAAACAAGGATCTGAATTCTATACACAGCATCCTGTATTTCCTTTACAGAATACCATTGCCAACTTAAATATTGATATGATAGGAAGGGTTGACGAAAAACATAAAAACGATAAAGACTATATATATTTAATAGGTTCTGATAGGCACAGCAAAGAACTCCATTATCTCTCTGAAAAAGTAAATAATACTTATTTCAATATAAATATAGATTACAGATATAATGTAAAAGGTGAAAGGAATCAATACTACTCACGCTCTGACCACTATAATTTTGCAATAAAAGGAATCCCGGTTATTTTTTATTTTAATGGAGAACATAGTGATTATCATAAACCTACAGATACTCCTGATAAAATAGATTACAATCTGTTACAAAGACGTACAAAACTTATATTTAGTACTGCGTGGCAAATTGCCAATCAAAAACACCGAATAGTTCTTGATAAAAACAATGAATTGTTAAATTAG
- a CDS encoding universal stress protein, whose protein sequence is MKTILLPTDFSINSMNSIDFAVTLFKDVECDFYLLNVQKTSSFISDDIMAVTSSTTIYKTIIDAAKKSLTNIISKVKERYKNDKHRFHPMVDYDNFIDSIDQVSEKNQIHLIIMGTKGASGLQKVIFGSNTVRVIQRCKAPVLAIPDNCVFSNLSKVVFVTNSTASFSINDLRPLIDLVALSDSKLHVLHIADENHLAQKQRKNVDFFNSNFVNPIHDYIDIKTKDMYDIVHKYIIRNDIKMLCMIGEKHSFLERLFNKHLVETFAFNIDVPFLVMKNS, encoded by the coding sequence ATGAAAACGATATTGTTACCTACCGATTTTTCTATAAATTCTATGAATTCTATTGATTTTGCCGTAACATTATTTAAAGATGTTGAATGTGATTTTTATTTACTTAACGTACAGAAAACGTCATCATTTATTTCTGATGATATCATGGCGGTTACGTCATCAACGACCATTTATAAAACTATAATTGATGCTGCTAAAAAATCCTTAACAAATATTATTTCTAAAGTGAAGGAGCGTTATAAAAATGATAAACACCGTTTTCATCCAATGGTTGATTATGATAATTTTATTGATTCTATTGATCAGGTTTCTGAGAAAAACCAGATTCATTTGATTATTATGGGAACCAAAGGAGCTTCTGGATTACAAAAAGTGATCTTTGGAAGCAATACCGTTCGGGTTATACAGCGTTGTAAAGCCCCAGTGCTTGCAATTCCAGATAATTGTGTTTTTTCAAATTTAAGTAAGGTTGTATTTGTTACTAATAGTACCGCGTCATTTAGTATTAATGATCTAAGGCCTCTCATTGATTTAGTAGCATTAAGTGATTCCAAATTGCATGTTTTACATATTGCAGACGAAAATCATTTAGCGCAGAAGCAAAGGAAGAATGTTGACTTCTTTAATTCGAATTTTGTGAACCCTATTCACGATTATATCGATATAAAAACTAAAGATATGTACGATATTGTACATAAATATATTATTAGGAATGATATAAAAATGCTATGTATGATTGGAGAGAAGCATTCTTTTTTAGAACGCTTATTTAACAAACATTTGGTCGAAACTTTTGCTTTTAACATAGACGTCCCCTTTCTGGTAATGAAAAATAGTTAA
- a CDS encoding c-type cytochrome yields the protein MKVLIFLIGFIFIFTSCKNSKDENKKTLTESYSKTHQEHPGKKLMEMHCYLCHDATRTEDERLGPPMIAIKKRYIFKDTSKEEFINDMQSWIKNPNEKDAKMFGAVRRFGVMQKLPYSEDDVELIADYMFDNEIEEPEWFEEHYKQMRGNMKR from the coding sequence ATGAAAGTATTAATATTTTTAATAGGATTCATTTTTATTTTTACAAGTTGTAAAAATTCTAAAGATGAAAACAAAAAAACTTTAACCGAATCTTATAGCAAAACTCATCAGGAACATCCAGGAAAAAAACTTATGGAAATGCATTGTTATTTATGTCATGATGCTACTAGAACTGAAGATGAAAGGCTGGGACCTCCAATGATTGCCATTAAAAAGCGTTATATATTTAAGGACACATCAAAAGAAGAGTTTATAAATGATATGCAGAGCTGGATTAAAAACCCTAATGAGAAAGACGCAAAAATGTTTGGGGCTGTAAGACGATTTGGAGTCATGCAAAAATTACCTTATTCCGAAGATGATGTAGAACTAATAGCGGACTATATGTTTGATAACGAAATTGAAGAACCCGAATGGTTTGAAGAACATTATAAACAAATGAGAGGGAATATGAAAAGGTGA
- a CDS encoding tetratricopeptide repeat protein, which produces MKYKICILFLVNFYCFISFCQTTKIDSLKSAFLNQKSTDSLRFDAGRDAFMLLFRQDLDSARGFGNSVLKFAKLKNNKEWEATLLRYLGNSYAVQGNFQEALKYFISSHVILTELSDEKGMTTTYNNIGTVHYELGNFPMALDNLLKGLKIAETLDDKANLARLTNNLGNVFIRQKNQEKALEYYQYSLKLKKEIGNKRTLPYAYNNVGLVYTNIKKFDLALNNLLKSAELSEEINDKRSLTRAYNNIGALYNLQSQFLKAQEYLNKSIKIKNDIGDREGLVSAYLYRGSSYLKTKDYLKAKEDCKKSYDLATEMGVLIAKKQSCECLSTVWEKLGNLNKALDYYKQSIRVKDSLFNKEKTQEITRQDMQYQFEKQQLADSIAFNNQKAAQELQFANDINKQRNKLNLIVFGGLGLLIIGVVYWRSRQKSIKLIQERNVINKLKQVDQLKDQFLANTSHELRTPLNGIIGLSESLKDGVAGQLSSKAIENLDMIVNSGKRLSNLVNDILDFSKLKNKDLELSLRPTDVHSATDLVLKVSEFLTTGKELRLINLIPKDVPLVEADENRLEQILYNLIGNAIKFTETGKVEINALESNDMLSISISDTGIGIPEEKFETIFQSFEQADGSTAREYGGTGLGLSVTKQLVELHGGTIAVNSEINKGSTFIFTLPISKEDRKTFNKSIVRESSQSIQKIDNTNDNIQETTSKVNNVNIRILIVDDMVVNRRVLENHLTLAGYHVVEASSGKEALKLIDESSFDLVLLDIMMPNMSGYEVCEKIREQYLTSELPVVLLTAKNRVNDLVTGFNVGANDYLTKPFSKNELLSRIKTHLNLNGIHKATSRFVPSEFLKSVGREAITDVVLGDHIQKKVTVLFTDIRDYTNLSESMTPEQNFKFVNAYVGRMGPIIQDNEGFVNQYLGDGIMALFPHHANYALKASIEMQKAIQDYNMKRIEEGYRPIYVGMGLHTGDLVMGIIGDVYRNDTAIIADTVNTASRMEGVTKYYGANIIVSADSLNTIENRQDYNFRYLGKVKVKGKNNSIAIYECFDGDHTESIILKTKTLKHFEKGLSHFYNKEFPKASAAFDTVLTKNPNDHVAKYFVTKSAEYTISGTPKDWDMVNKMETK; this is translated from the coding sequence ATGAAATACAAGATTTGTATATTATTTTTAGTCAATTTCTATTGCTTTATTTCTTTTTGTCAAACGACCAAAATTGACAGTTTAAAAAGTGCTTTTTTAAATCAAAAATCAACAGATTCTCTTAGGTTCGATGCTGGGCGTGATGCTTTTATGCTTTTGTTTAGACAAGACCTTGACTCGGCAAGGGGCTTTGGAAATAGCGTATTGAAATTTGCTAAATTAAAGAATAACAAAGAATGGGAAGCGACCTTACTCCGTTATCTTGGAAACTCTTATGCGGTTCAAGGTAATTTTCAAGAAGCCTTAAAATATTTTATTAGCAGCCATGTTATTCTAACTGAATTGTCGGACGAAAAAGGAATGACTACAACTTATAATAATATTGGAACTGTGCATTATGAATTAGGAAATTTTCCTATGGCATTAGATAATTTATTAAAAGGATTAAAAATTGCAGAAACGCTAGATGATAAGGCTAATTTGGCAAGACTTACGAATAATTTGGGAAATGTATTCATAAGACAAAAAAATCAAGAAAAAGCTTTAGAATATTACCAATACAGCCTTAAATTAAAAAAAGAAATAGGTAATAAAAGAACCTTGCCTTATGCTTATAATAATGTTGGATTGGTGTATACCAATATAAAAAAGTTCGATCTGGCATTAAATAATTTATTGAAAAGTGCAGAACTTTCTGAAGAAATTAATGATAAAAGATCGCTAACAAGAGCCTATAATAATATTGGTGCATTGTATAATTTACAAAGTCAGTTTTTAAAAGCTCAAGAATATTTAAATAAAAGTATTAAGATAAAGAATGATATTGGAGATAGAGAAGGTTTGGTTTCTGCGTATTTGTATAGAGGAAGCTCTTATTTAAAAACCAAAGACTATTTAAAAGCAAAAGAAGATTGCAAGAAAAGCTATGACTTGGCAACAGAAATGGGGGTTTTGATTGCTAAAAAACAGTCTTGTGAATGTTTGAGTACTGTTTGGGAAAAACTTGGTAATCTAAATAAAGCATTAGACTATTATAAGCAATCTATCAGGGTAAAAGATTCATTATTTAATAAAGAAAAGACACAAGAGATTACACGGCAAGATATGCAGTACCAATTTGAAAAACAGCAATTAGCCGATAGTATTGCATTTAATAATCAAAAAGCTGCACAAGAATTACAATTCGCAAACGACATAAATAAGCAACGAAATAAATTAAATCTTATAGTTTTTGGAGGTTTAGGTTTGTTAATAATAGGAGTTGTTTATTGGCGTTCAAGACAAAAAAGTATAAAATTGATTCAAGAACGCAATGTTATAAATAAATTAAAGCAGGTAGACCAACTCAAAGATCAGTTTCTGGCAAATACATCACACGAATTGCGCACTCCTTTGAATGGAATTATTGGCTTGTCCGAATCTCTTAAAGACGGTGTAGCAGGACAATTATCGTCTAAGGCCATTGAAAATTTAGATATGATTGTGAATAGTGGCAAACGCTTATCCAATTTGGTTAATGATATTCTTGATTTTTCTAAATTAAAAAATAAAGACTTAGAACTTTCGCTTCGACCCACGGATGTGCATTCGGCTACCGATTTAGTTTTAAAAGTTTCCGAATTTTTAACTACGGGTAAAGAATTACGTTTAATTAATTTGATACCCAAGGATGTTCCATTAGTTGAAGCAGATGAAAATCGATTAGAACAAATTTTGTATAACCTTATTGGAAATGCTATTAAATTTACTGAAACTGGTAAAGTCGAAATAAACGCATTAGAGAGCAATGATATGCTTTCAATTTCGATTTCGGATACGGGCATTGGGATTCCTGAAGAAAAATTTGAAACGATCTTTCAATCATTTGAGCAAGCCGATGGTTCTACAGCCAGAGAATATGGCGGAACGGGATTAGGGCTTTCGGTTACAAAACAATTGGTTGAATTACATGGAGGTACCATAGCAGTGAATTCTGAAATTAATAAAGGTTCGACTTTTATATTTACTTTACCAATAAGTAAAGAGGATAGAAAAACATTTAATAAATCTATAGTAAGGGAATCGTCTCAAAGCATTCAAAAAATTGATAACACAAATGATAATATTCAGGAGACTACCTCCAAAGTAAATAATGTTAATATCCGTATTCTTATTGTGGATGATATGGTCGTTAATAGGCGGGTTTTGGAAAACCATTTAACCTTGGCAGGGTATCATGTTGTTGAAGCTAGTAGTGGAAAAGAAGCTTTAAAGCTTATAGATGAATCAAGTTTTGATTTGGTTCTTTTAGATATCATGATGCCTAATATGTCTGGTTATGAGGTTTGTGAAAAAATAAGAGAACAGTATTTAACAAGTGAATTACCTGTTGTTTTATTAACTGCTAAAAACAGGGTAAACGATTTGGTTACTGGTTTTAATGTTGGAGCGAACGATTATTTGACTAAACCATTTTCGAAAAATGAATTGCTAAGCAGAATCAAAACACATTTAAACCTCAATGGTATTCACAAAGCAACCAGCCGGTTTGTACCATCTGAATTCTTAAAGTCTGTCGGAAGAGAGGCCATAACAGATGTGGTTTTAGGAGATCATATTCAAAAGAAAGTGACCGTTTTATTTACTGATATAAGAGATTATACAAACCTGTCTGAATCGATGACACCAGAGCAAAACTTTAAGTTTGTAAATGCTTATGTGGGGAGAATGGGCCCTATTATTCAAGACAATGAGGGATTTGTTAATCAATATTTAGGAGATGGTATTATGGCGTTGTTTCCTCACCATGCCAATTATGCATTAAAAGCTTCAATAGAAATGCAGAAGGCAATACAAGATTATAATATGAAGCGCATAGAAGAAGGATACAGACCAATTTATGTTGGTATGGGATTGCATACCGGTGATCTGGTCATGGGAATCATAGGAGATGTTTATAGGAACGATACAGCTATTATTGCAGATACAGTGAATACAGCCTCAAGAATGGAAGGTGTCACTAAATATTATGGAGCCAATATTATTGTTAGTGCCGATAGTTTGAATACTATAGAAAACAGACAAGATTATAATTTTAGATATTTAGGAAAAGTAAAGGTAAAAGGAAAAAATAATAGTATTGCTATTTATGAATGTTTTGACGGTGATCATACCGAAAGCATTATTTTGAAAACAAAAACATTGAAACATTTTGAAAAAGGGCTAAGTCATTTTTATAATAAAGAGTTTCCTAAGGCATCCGCAGCTTTTGATACGGTGTTAACTAAAAATCCTAACGATCATGTTGCTAAATATTTTGTTACCAAATCTGCTGAATACACTATTTCTGGCACACCTAAAGATTGGGATATGGTAAATAAGATGGAAACTAAATAA
- a CDS encoding 4Fe-4S binding protein, protein MKTSTHSILNANQAVAHIAYKTNEVFPIYPITPSSEMSELVEQWCSEKKQNTFGNIPSVFQMQSEAGVAGSMHGALQTGALSTTFTASQGLLLMLPNMYKIAGELTPNVIHVATRSIATHALSVFGDHSDIMAVRQSGYAILGSASVQEAQDFALIAQAATLDSRIPFIHFFDGFRTSHEINKIETVQDETIQLMMDLKDIEEHKNRALNPNNPVIRGTAQNADVFFQSREAINPFYDACPDIVQKHMDTFALLTGRAYKLFDYVGHLEAEHIIISMASSTETIEETITHLNKNGGKLGLIKVRLFRPFSTKHLVKALPKSVKSIAVLDRTKEPGSTGEPLYLDIVQSISEAFQNNKITAFPKIVGGRYGLSSKEFTPIMVQAIFNNLKQERPKNNFTIGINDDVKNLSLDFSETIQIKNKAYEAIFYQEKNKEETQSFANMLNSIGKKKNTYIQGYTQCDYKKSNAYNIAHLRINETAIKAPYLIEQADFIGCRNANFTQNDNVIDHIKSEGTLLVNTSLKSKAFWQSLSTKTQQRLIEKKINLLIVDSNELVQLNILKNSTLSELHACFLALKKGLIFSDSITDLNDFIYQVDTSETYQNEEVFFNFDDGFNNTLLGKLLANKGNDVPVSLLPSDGTYPSDTARFTPIQQSEFLPEWHQDLCTQCGACSMACPQGALRIKAYEDSYLKSAPSNFKSVKSVETDWEIDLLNYTIQINPKQCNGCHNCVDACSVKALTMIDKLPVIESEKQNWEHFESIPEFDREKIDPTKVSQQQLQEPLFKYSTGVEGCGEAPYLKLMSQLFGDRLLVANATGASSIFGGALPTTPWSKNKKGQGPAWSNSLFEDNAEFGLGYRLSINQQEKQAKTLLTKLIAQLDFDLVYDIIKAKQTTETEINQQRVRVETLKEQLKTIASTEAKQLLNIADSLVKKSVWIVGGDGWAYDIGYGGLDHVMASGKNVNILVLDNEVYDNTGGQASKATPIGAEAKFAFNGKQKQKKDLGFLAMNYDHVYVASVAIGANQEQTLKVFNEAESFDGPSIIIAYSHSDSHGIDMKHPSRYHQAAVNSGQWILYRNDPRREEKRLNTLQLDSEVPSIPIQDYLKLETRFSKLFKKDKEQCNLLMRDIQKRVDKRFDKYLEMASAHHISRTKLLQNNKVKQQLTYKK, encoded by the coding sequence ATGAAAACTTCAACACATAGCATATTGAACGCCAATCAAGCTGTAGCACACATAGCTTACAAAACAAATGAGGTCTTCCCTATTTACCCTATTACTCCATCTTCAGAAATGAGTGAATTGGTAGAGCAATGGTGTTCAGAAAAAAAACAAAATACTTTTGGAAATATACCTTCTGTTTTTCAAATGCAAAGTGAAGCCGGCGTTGCCGGATCTATGCATGGTGCCTTACAAACAGGGGCTTTATCAACAACTTTCACAGCTTCTCAAGGGTTACTTTTAATGCTACCAAATATGTATAAAATTGCTGGCGAATTAACTCCTAATGTTATTCATGTAGCTACCAGAAGTATAGCAACACATGCTTTATCTGTTTTTGGAGATCATAGTGATATTATGGCAGTACGTCAATCCGGTTACGCGATACTAGGCAGCGCTTCTGTACAAGAAGCTCAGGATTTTGCATTAATAGCCCAAGCCGCCACCTTAGATTCTCGCATTCCTTTTATTCACTTTTTTGATGGGTTTAGAACCTCTCATGAAATAAACAAAATAGAAACTGTTCAAGATGAAACCATCCAATTAATGATGGATTTAAAAGATATAGAAGAACATAAAAATCGTGCTTTAAACCCAAATAATCCTGTGATTAGGGGAACAGCTCAAAATGCAGATGTTTTTTTTCAAAGTAGAGAAGCCATCAACCCTTTTTACGATGCTTGTCCAGATATCGTTCAAAAACACATGGACACTTTTGCTTTACTAACAGGAAGAGCTTATAAGTTATTTGATTATGTTGGGCACTTAGAGGCAGAGCATATCATTATTTCTATGGCATCTTCAACCGAAACAATAGAAGAAACCATCACGCATTTAAATAAAAACGGCGGAAAACTTGGATTAATAAAAGTTAGACTATTTAGACCTTTTAGCACAAAACATTTAGTTAAAGCCTTACCGAAATCAGTAAAATCAATTGCAGTTTTAGATAGAACTAAAGAACCTGGTTCGACTGGTGAGCCACTATATTTAGACATTGTACAATCTATTTCAGAAGCATTTCAAAATAACAAAATAACAGCGTTCCCAAAAATAGTTGGAGGACGTTATGGATTATCTTCAAAAGAGTTCACTCCAATCATGGTTCAGGCTATCTTCAACAATCTAAAACAAGAACGACCAAAAAACAATTTTACAATAGGTATTAACGATGATGTGAAAAATTTGAGCCTGGACTTTTCAGAAACCATTCAAATAAAAAACAAAGCTTACGAAGCTATTTTTTATCAAGAAAAAAACAAAGAAGAAACACAAAGCTTTGCCAATATGCTAAATAGTATTGGAAAGAAAAAAAACACTTATATACAAGGGTATACACAATGTGACTATAAAAAATCCAACGCTTATAATATTGCTCACTTACGTATAAATGAAACAGCTATAAAAGCTCCTTATTTAATAGAGCAAGCCGATTTTATAGGATGCCGGAATGCTAACTTCACGCAAAACGACAATGTTATAGATCATATAAAATCTGAGGGGACACTTTTGGTCAATACTTCATTAAAGTCTAAAGCATTCTGGCAGTCATTATCGACTAAAACACAACAGCGACTAATAGAGAAAAAAATTAATTTACTAATAGTAGACAGTAACGAGTTAGTACAATTAAACATTTTAAAAAACAGCACATTATCTGAATTACATGCTTGCTTTTTAGCACTTAAAAAAGGTTTGATCTTTTCTGACTCCATAACAGATTTAAACGATTTTATATATCAGGTCGACACATCTGAAACATATCAAAATGAAGAAGTATTTTTTAATTTTGATGATGGTTTCAATAATACACTCCTGGGAAAATTACTTGCCAATAAAGGCAATGATGTTCCCGTAAGCTTGCTTCCGTCGGATGGAACATATCCTAGTGATACAGCAAGATTTACCCCTATTCAACAAAGTGAGTTCTTACCTGAATGGCATCAAGATTTATGCACGCAATGTGGCGCTTGCAGTATGGCTTGCCCACAAGGTGCTCTTAGAATTAAGGCCTATGAAGATTCTTACTTAAAAAGCGCTCCTTCGAATTTTAAATCTGTAAAATCTGTTGAAACCGATTGGGAAATTGATCTATTAAATTATACTATTCAAATAAATCCGAAACAGTGTAACGGATGCCATAATTGTGTAGATGCTTGCTCTGTAAAAGCATTAACAATGATTGATAAATTGCCAGTTATCGAATCTGAAAAACAAAATTGGGAACATTTTGAAAGTATTCCCGAATTCGACAGAGAAAAAATTGATCCTACAAAAGTGAGTCAACAACAACTACAAGAACCTTTATTTAAATATTCAACTGGTGTTGAAGGTTGTGGTGAGGCTCCCTATTTAAAACTTATGTCGCAATTGTTCGGGGATAGACTTTTAGTTGCGAATGCAACTGGCGCTAGTTCTATATTTGGTGGTGCTTTGCCAACCACACCTTGGAGTAAAAACAAAAAGGGACAAGGCCCTGCGTGGTCTAATTCATTATTTGAAGATAATGCTGAATTTGGTTTGGGATATCGTTTATCAATAAACCAGCAAGAAAAACAAGCTAAAACATTACTGACAAAACTAATAGCACAACTAGACTTTGATTTGGTTTATGATATTATAAAAGCAAAACAAACAACAGAAACTGAAATTAACCAACAACGAGTTAGAGTTGAAACACTTAAAGAACAACTTAAAACCATAGCGTCTACCGAAGCTAAACAACTTCTGAATATAGCAGATAGCTTGGTTAAAAAAAGTGTTTGGATTGTAGGAGGCGATGGGTGGGCATACGATATTGGTTATGGCGGATTAGATCATGTCATGGCATCTGGTAAAAATGTGAATATTTTAGTTTTAGATAACGAGGTTTATGATAATACTGGTGGACAAGCATCTAAAGCAACACCCATTGGGGCTGAAGCTAAATTTGCTTTTAATGGTAAACAAAAACAGAAAAAAGATTTGGGCTTTTTAGCTATGAATTACGATCATGTTTATGTAGCCTCCGTAGCTATTGGAGCCAATCAGGAACAAACCCTAAAAGTTTTTAATGAAGCTGAAAGTTTTGATGGTCCTTCTATAATTATTGCTTACTCTCATAGCGATTCACATGGCATTGACATGAAACATCCTAGTAGGTATCATCAAGCTGCTGTAAATTCTGGTCAGTGGATATTATACAGAAACGATCCAAGACGTGAAGAAAAGAGGCTGAATACCCTACAACTTGATTCTGAAGTGCCATCCATACCAATTCAAGACTATTTAAAACTTGAAACTCGTTTCTCAAAGCTATTTAAAAAAGACAAAGAACAATGCAATCTTTTGATGCGAGATATACAGAAACGAGTAGACAAACGATTTGATAAATACTTAGAAATGGCCTCTGCTCATCATATTAGCAGAACAAAATTGCTACAAAACAATAAAGTAAAACAACAGTTAACTTATAAAAAATGA
- a CDS encoding OsmC family protein, with translation MITTANVKNGVNVDQLVETIGAVQQNPDLAKFEFRSKNDWIEGGHCVSNIKSFYGVGQEDASRQETFTMECDHPNVLLGKDKAATPPEVVLHALGSCLTAAMTYHAAANGIDIESAESTLAGGVDLHGFLGLDPEVRNGFDGIKVVLKVKSDASTEQLENLAKFSPVFDMITNPTPVSIEIVK, from the coding sequence ATGATTACAACAGCAAATGTAAAAAACGGTGTAAACGTAGACCAATTAGTAGAAACTATTGGAGCAGTTCAACAAAATCCAGATTTAGCAAAATTCGAATTCAGATCTAAAAACGATTGGATAGAAGGCGGACATTGTGTATCAAATATCAAAAGTTTTTACGGTGTAGGACAAGAGGATGCATCTCGTCAAGAAACTTTTACAATGGAATGCGATCATCCAAATGTATTATTAGGAAAAGATAAAGCCGCTACCCCACCAGAAGTTGTGTTACACGCTTTAGGTTCTTGCTTAACTGCTGCGATGACATACCATGCAGCTGCAAACGGTATTGACATTGAAAGTGCTGAATCGACTTTAGCAGGTGGTGTTGATCTACACGGATTTTTAGGACTAGATCCTGAAGTACGTAACGGTTTTGACGGTATCAAAGTGGTCCTTAAAGTAAAATCTGATGCATCAACCGAGCAATTGGAAAATTTAGCTAAATTCTCTCCTGTATTCGATATGATTACAAACCCTACTCCTGTTTCAATAGAAATTGTAAAGTAG